In Fusobacterium massiliense, a single window of DNA contains:
- the fabZ gene encoding 3-hydroxyacyl-ACP dehydratase FabZ has protein sequence MLDILEIMKRIPHRYPFLLVDRILEMNKEEQSIKGKKNVTMNEEFFNGHFPGHPIMPGVLIVEGMAQCLGVLVMEGVEGKVPYFAAIDNTKFKNPVRPGDTLIYDVKVDKIKRNFVKATGKAYVDDAVVAEASFTFVIADQ, from the coding sequence ATGTTAGATATTTTAGAAATAATGAAAAGGATACCACATAGATACCCATTTTTGTTAGTTGATAGAATTCTAGAAATGAATAAGGAAGAACAATCAATAAAAGGTAAAAAAAATGTTACAATGAATGAAGAATTTTTTAATGGACATTTTCCAGGTCATCCTATAATGCCAGGAGTTTTAATTGTTGAGGGAATGGCTCAATGTTTAGGTGTTTTAGTAATGGAAGGTGTGGAAGGAAAAGTTCCTTATTTCGCAGCAATAGATAACACAAAATTTAAAAACCCTGTGAGACCAGGAGATACATTAATATATGATGTAAAAGTTGATAAAATAAAGAGAAATTTTGTTAAAGCTACTGGAAAAGCATATGTTGATGATGCAGTTGTAGCAGAGGCAAGTTTCACTTTTGTTATTGCAGATCAATAG
- the lpxA gene encoding acyl-ACP--UDP-N-acetylglucosamine O-acyltransferase, whose amino-acid sequence MVDIHSTAIVEEGAILEDGVKIGPYCIVGKDVTIKKGTVLQSHVVVEGITEIGENNTIYSFVSIGKANQDLKYKGEPTKTIIGNNNSIREFVTIHRGTDDRWETRIGSGNLLMAYVHIAHDVIVGDDCILANNVTLAGHVVVDSHAIIGGLTPVHQFTRIGSYCMIGGASAVNQDICPFVLAEGNKAEVRGLNSVGLRRRGFTDEQLSNLKKAYRILFRQSLQLKDALAELEVQFKEDKNIMYLVDFIKNSNRGITR is encoded by the coding sequence ATGGTAGATATACATAGCACAGCTATCGTAGAAGAGGGTGCCATTTTGGAAGATGGGGTAAAGATTGGCCCTTACTGTATAGTTGGAAAAGATGTTACAATAAAAAAAGGTACAGTCTTACAATCACACGTTGTTGTAGAAGGTATAACAGAAATAGGAGAAAATAATACTATCTATTCCTTTGTTTCTATTGGGAAAGCAAATCAAGATTTAAAATACAAAGGTGAGCCAACAAAAACTATTATTGGAAATAATAACTCTATAAGAGAGTTTGTTACTATTCATAGGGGAACTGATGATAGATGGGAAACTAGAATAGGTAGTGGAAATTTACTTATGGCCTATGTACATATAGCTCATGATGTTATAGTTGGAGATGATTGTATACTTGCAAATAATGTTACATTAGCAGGACATGTTGTTGTAGATAGTCATGCAATTATAGGTGGGCTTACTCCTGTACATCAATTTACAAGAATAGGTTCATATTGCATGATAGGTGGGGCAAGTGCTGTAAACCAAGATATTTGTCCTTTTGTACTGGCAGAAGGAAATAAAGCTGAAGTTAGAGGCTTGAATAGTGTTGGTCTAAGAAGAAGAGGATTTACAGATGAGCAGTTATCAAATTTAAAAAAGGCTTATAGAATTTTATTTAGACAAAGTTTACAGCTAAAAGATGCTTTAGCTGAACTTGAAGTACAATTTAAGGAAGATAAAAATATTATGTATCTAGTAGATTTTATAAAAAATAGTAATAGGGGGATAACTAGATAA
- a CDS encoding MATE family efflux transporter, with product MTEEYQNPLGYEPIKKLLAKFAIPAVIANLFNALYNIVDQIFIGQRLGYLGNAATNIAFPIMTICLAIGLTIGIGSASNFNLELGRGNPEKAKATAGTALTTSLIVGILLCFIVKIFLEPLMISFGATDQILDYSMQYTGITSYGIPFLLCCIGINPLVRADGSAKYSMIAIVTGAILNTILDPLFMFYFDMGIAGAAWATVISQVISAIMLFSYFPKFKSVKFELSDFKLRFHYLKLVISLGIASFIYQFSNMIVLITTNNMLKIYGEKSNYGSDIPIAVSGIIMKINIIFIAIILGLVQGGQPIFGFNYGAKKYNRVRETMKLLLKVAITFSTVLFIIFELFPLQIIKLFGEGSDLYFQFAIKYMRIFLMFIFINGVQITTATFFPSIGKAFKGALISLTKQLIILFPLLIFLPIIFGVDGIIYATPLTDLISFIVAIIFLKHEFDLMPRE from the coding sequence ATGACAGAAGAATACCAGAATCCTTTAGGTTATGAACCTATAAAAAAATTATTAGCTAAATTTGCTATACCTGCTGTAATAGCTAATTTATTTAATGCTCTATACAATATAGTGGACCAAATCTTTATTGGACAAAGATTAGGCTATTTAGGAAATGCTGCAACAAATATAGCTTTTCCAATAATGACAATATGTCTTGCTATAGGTCTAACAATCGGTATTGGAAGTGCTTCTAATTTTAATTTAGAATTAGGGAGAGGAAATCCTGAAAAAGCTAAAGCAACTGCGGGAACTGCATTAACAACATCATTAATAGTTGGAATTTTATTGTGTTTTATCGTTAAAATTTTCTTAGAGCCTTTAATGATTTCTTTTGGAGCAACAGACCAAATATTAGATTATTCAATGCAATACACAGGAATAACATCTTATGGAATACCTTTTTTGTTATGCTGTATTGGAATAAATCCTTTGGTAAGAGCAGATGGAAGTGCAAAATATTCTATGATAGCAATAGTGACAGGAGCTATTTTAAATACAATACTTGACCCTTTATTTATGTTTTATTTTGATATGGGAATAGCTGGAGCCGCATGGGCAACAGTCATTAGCCAAGTAATTTCCGCAATAATGCTATTTTCTTACTTTCCAAAATTTAAGAGTGTTAAATTTGAATTGAGTGATTTTAAACTTAGATTTCATTATTTAAAATTAGTAATATCATTGGGAATAGCTTCATTTATTTACCAATTTTCAAATATGATAGTGTTAATAACAACTAATAATATGCTAAAAATATATGGGGAGAAATCAAACTATGGAAGTGATATTCCTATTGCTGTCTCTGGGATAATAATGAAAATAAATATTATATTTATAGCTATTATATTAGGCTTAGTCCAAGGAGGACAGCCAATATTCGGCTTTAACTATGGGGCAAAAAAATATAATAGAGTTAGAGAAACAATGAAACTCTTATTAAAAGTAGCTATAACATTTTCAACAGTTTTATTTATAATATTTGAATTATTTCCACTTCAAATAATAAAACTATTTGGTGAAGGAAGTGACTTATATTTTCAATTTGCTATTAAGTATATGAGAATATTTTTAATGTTTATTTTCATAAATGGAGTTCAAATTACAACAGCAACATTTTTTCCATCTATAGGAAAGGCATTTAAAGGTGCTTTAATATCTTTAACAAAACAATTAATTATATTATTTCCACTTTTAATATTCTTACCAATAATTTTTGGAGTTGATGGGATTATATATGCAACACCATTAACAGATTTGATTTCTTTTATAGTTGCAATAATATTTTTAAAACATGAATTTGATCTAATGCCTAGAGAATAA
- a CDS encoding LpxI family protein, with protein sequence MEKIGLIVGNGKFPLYFIEEAKNSNISLYPIGLFSSVDEEIKKEPNYIEFNVGNIGSIVKYLLLNNINKIVMLGKIEKKIIFENLELDEYGQKMMEIVPDKKDETLLFAIIGFLRLNGIKVLGQNYLMKKFIFENKCYTEMKPSQEDEKTISIGMEAARLLSRLDIGQSVVCREMSVIAVEGIEGTDKTIKRAGEYSDKNNILVKMARPQQDTRVDIPVIGLSTIENAIKNGFKGIVAQANKMIFLNQKECIDLANKNNIFIIGKKI encoded by the coding sequence ATGGAAAAAATAGGACTTATTGTGGGAAATGGGAAATTCCCTCTATATTTTATAGAGGAAGCAAAAAATAGTAACATTTCACTTTATCCAATAGGTCTTTTTTCATCTGTTGACGAAGAAATAAAAAAAGAGCCAAATTATATTGAATTTAATGTAGGAAATATAGGTAGTATCGTAAAATATTTGTTACTGAATAATATAAATAAGATAGTAATGTTAGGAAAAATTGAAAAAAAAATAATTTTTGAAAATCTTGAATTGGACGAATATGGTCAAAAAATGATGGAAATAGTTCCAGATAAAAAAGATGAAACTTTATTATTTGCAATAATTGGCTTTTTAAGATTAAATGGAATAAAGGTTTTAGGTCAAAATTATTTAATGAAAAAATTTATTTTTGAAAATAAATGTTATACCGAAATGAAACCAAGTCAAGAAGATGAAAAGACTATTTCTATTGGCATGGAAGCAGCAAGACTTTTAAGTAGACTTGACATTGGTCAAAGTGTTGTTTGTAGAGAAATGTCAGTTATAGCAGTTGAAGGAATAGAGGGAACAGATAAAACTATAAAGAGAGCTGGAGAATATTCGGATAAAAATAATATTTTAGTTAAGATGGCAAGACCTCAGCAAGATACAAGAGTAGATATTCCTGTAATTGGATTATCTACTATTGAAAATGCAATAAAAAATGGATTTAAAGGTATTGTTGCACAAGCTAATAAAATGATATTTTTAAATCAAAAAGAATGTATTGATTTAGCTAATAAAAATAATATATTTATAATAGGGAAAAAAATATAG
- a CDS encoding ABC transporter ATP-binding protein, whose amino-acid sequence MKLLKFKNKSLNVFLEYSYRYKFFMFLVIILSTLASAMSALPAWLSKYLIDDVLVKQDKKMFLIVVVGVFASTIIKVVSAYYSDITSNYITETIKREIKVDIFSHLQKLSINYFKKNKLGDIMSKLTNDTSSLGRIGFIVFEMFKEFLTVFVLTARMFQVDYVLALISLVLLPLVIRVVRKYTKKIRKSGRERQDTTGKVTAFTQEAISGIFVIKAFNNIKFIIDKYKKFTDEEFKQSYHTTKIKAKVSPINEVITTFMVLLVVMYGGYKILIAKTITSGDLVSFITALGLMHQPLKRLINKNNDLQDALPSADRVIEIFDEKVEEEVIGQKVEFNNNIENIKFENVCYKYEETQDYVLKNINLDVKAGEIVAFVGKSGSGKTTLVNLLARFFNTTEGAIKINGVDSKNIELSTYRDKFAIVPQETFLFGGSIKENISFGKDVSDEEIIKATKMANAYNFIMEDLPNKFETQVGERGSLLSGGQKQRIAIARALIKNPEVMILDEATSALDSESEKLVQEALDVLMQGRTTFVIAHRLSTIVRADKIVVMENGEIKEIGTHSELISMNGIYKNLYDIQYNK is encoded by the coding sequence ATGAAATTATTAAAATTTAAGAATAAATCTTTAAATGTTTTCTTAGAGTATAGTTACAGATATAAGTTTTTTATGTTTTTGGTAATTATACTTTCTACTCTAGCTTCAGCTATGAGTGCTTTACCTGCTTGGTTAAGTAAATATTTAATAGATGATGTATTGGTTAAACAAGATAAAAAAATGTTTTTAATAGTGGTTGTAGGAGTTTTTGCTTCTACAATTATAAAGGTTGTATCTGCTTATTATTCTGATATCACTTCTAATTACATAACTGAAACAATAAAAAGAGAAATAAAAGTTGATATTTTTTCTCATTTACAAAAATTATCTATAAATTATTTTAAAAAAAATAAACTTGGAGATATTATGTCTAAATTAACAAATGACACAAGTTCTCTTGGTAGAATAGGGTTTATAGTTTTTGAAATGTTTAAAGAATTTCTGACAGTTTTTGTCTTAACTGCTAGAATGTTTCAAGTAGATTATGTTTTAGCCTTAATATCTTTAGTATTGTTGCCTTTAGTTATTAGAGTAGTTAGAAAATATACTAAAAAAATTAGAAAATCAGGAAGAGAAAGACAGGATACAACAGGAAAAGTGACGGCATTTACACAAGAAGCTATATCGGGAATATTTGTTATAAAAGCATTTAACAATATAAAATTTATTATTGATAAATATAAAAAATTTACAGATGAAGAATTTAAACAATCTTATCATACAACAAAAATAAAAGCAAAAGTATCCCCAATAAATGAAGTAATTACAACATTTATGGTTCTTTTAGTAGTTATGTATGGAGGATATAAAATATTGATAGCTAAAACTATAACATCAGGAGATTTAGTATCATTTATTACAGCTTTGGGGCTTATGCATCAGCCTTTAAAAAGATTGATAAATAAAAATAATGACTTACAAGATGCTTTACCATCAGCTGATAGAGTAATTGAAATATTTGATGAAAAGGTTGAAGAAGAAGTTATTGGACAAAAAGTTGAATTTAATAACAATATAGAAAATATTAAATTTGAAAATGTTTGTTATAAGTATGAAGAAACTCAAGATTATGTATTGAAAAATATAAACTTAGATGTAAAAGCTGGAGAAATAGTTGCTTTTGTTGGTAAAAGTGGTAGTGGAAAAACAACTCTTGTGAATTTACTAGCAAGATTTTTTAATACTACTGAAGGGGCAATTAAAATAAATGGTGTTGATAGTAAAAATATTGAACTTTCTACATATAGAGATAAGTTTGCAATAGTTCCTCAGGAAACATTCTTATTTGGAGGAAGTATAAAAGAAAATATAAGTTTTGGAAAAGATGTTAGTGATGAAGAAATAATAAAAGCTACAAAAATGGCTAATGCATATAATTTTATTATGGAAGATTTACCTAACAAATTTGAAACTCAAGTTGGAGAGAGGGGTTCTCTTTTATCAGGAGGACAAAAACAAAGAATAGCAATAGCTAGAGCCTTGATAAAAAACCCAGAAGTAATGATACTTGATGAAGCAACATCTGCTCTTGATAGTGAATCAGAAAAACTTGTGCAAGAAGCACTAGATGTTCTTATGCAAGGAAGAACAACTTTTGTTATAGCACATAGATTATCTACAATCGTTCGTGCTGATAAAATTGTAGTTATGGAAAATGGAGAGATAAAAGAAATTGGAACTCATTCAGAATTAATTTCAATGAATGGAATTTATAAAAATTTATATGATATACAGTACAATAAATAA
- a CDS encoding YwaF family protein produces MMEKFVLFNFPHLLTIGIGFFTCFLLIFLGFFIEKKEKLAKFLAVLIFFIKIAELVYRHYHYGEKVTELLPFHLCNIVILLSIIMMFFHSEEIYQPVYFWSIGAFFAILMPELRDGMSNFASQSFFITHFFILFSTAYAFIHFRFRPSKSGFISSFIILSIISFIMYFINEKLGTNYLYVNRPPATKSLVDLMGPWPNYIYSVMGIYIVISFFMYLPFRAKKKGRFNINTR; encoded by the coding sequence ATTATGGAAAAATTTGTTTTATTTAACTTTCCACATTTACTAACAATAGGAATTGGATTTTTCACTTGTTTTCTCTTAATATTTTTGGGATTTTTTATTGAGAAAAAAGAAAAACTTGCAAAATTTTTAGCAGTCTTAATATTTTTTATAAAGATTGCTGAATTAGTTTATAGACATTACCACTATGGTGAAAAAGTTACAGAGTTACTACCTTTTCATTTATGTAATATAGTAATTTTGTTGTCTATTATAATGATGTTCTTTCATAGTGAAGAAATTTATCAACCTGTTTATTTTTGGTCTATAGGAGCTTTCTTTGCAATACTTATGCCAGAACTTAGAGATGGAATGAGTAATTTTGCTTCACAAAGTTTTTTTATAACTCATTTCTTTATACTATTTAGTACAGCCTATGCTTTTATACATTTCAGATTCAGACCAAGTAAATCTGGTTTTATAAGCTCTTTTATAATTTTATCAATAATCTCATTTATAATGTACTTTATAAATGAAAAATTAGGAACTAATTACTTATATGTAAATAGACCTCCTGCAACAAAAAGTTTAGTAGACTTAATGGGTCCTTGGCCTAATTATATATATTCAGTTATGGGAATATATATAGTAATCTCTTTCTTTATGTATTTACCATTTAGAGCGAAAAAAAAAGGAAGATTTAATATTAACACTAGATAA
- a CDS encoding ribonuclease H1 domain-containing protein yields MTKKKYYAYYFDEKTNGIHDNWEDCKEVAYSIKARYKSFKTKLEAEIWIKQGGVYEIREKNEKNLKNIILEDAVYFDAGTGRGKGVEVRVTNNKKESLLQKITSSNFKKFLKDNNWFINEYGNIQLDNNKTNNFGELLGLILAIQCARKLKITKVFGDSNLVIKYWSKGFYHEDKLPKETVKFINFSIEERKKYEKNHGIIEHISGDFNPADLGFHK; encoded by the coding sequence TTGACGAAAAAAAAATATTATGCTTATTATTTTGATGAAAAAACTAATGGCATTCATGATAATTGGGAAGATTGTAAAGAAGTTGCTTACTCTATTAAAGCAAGATATAAATCTTTTAAAACTAAATTAGAAGCTGAAATATGGATAAAACAGGGTGGAGTATATGAAATTAGAGAAAAAAATGAAAAAAATCTTAAAAATATAATTTTAGAAGATGCTGTATATTTTGATGCAGGTACTGGTAGAGGTAAAGGAGTGGAAGTTAGAGTTACTAATAATAAAAAAGAAAGTCTTCTACAAAAAATTACTTCTTCAAATTTTAAAAAATTTTTAAAAGATAATAATTGGTTTATAAATGAATATGGCAATATACAACTTGATAATAACAAAACTAATAATTTTGGAGAATTATTGGGTTTAATATTAGCAATTCAATGTGCCAGAAAATTAAAAATAACTAAGGTTTTTGGAGATAGCAATTTGGTTATAAAATACTGGTCCAAAGGATTCTACCACGAAGATAAGCTTCCAAAAGAAACTGTTAAATTTATAAACTTTTCTATTGAAGAAAGAAAAAAATACGAAAAAAATCATGGTATAATAGAGCATATATCTGGAGATTTTAATCCAGCAGACCTTGGTTTTCATAAATAA
- a CDS encoding ATP-dependent helicase translates to MDLNLLKKLNDKQREAASQIDGAILILAGAGSGKTRTITYRIAHMIENIGISPYNILAVTFTNKAAKEMRERVVDLVGDIANNCTISTFHSFGVRLLRIYADKIGYTSSFTIYDTDDQKRVLKEILKGFKVNSKNGDKSVEREIIAWISKVKEEISDIREATYIISNFDEIYDKYNRYLLANNAMDFSDILLNTYKLLKNEEILEKIQNKYKYIMIDEYQDTNNLQYKLIDLIARKFSNLCVVGDENQSIYGFRGANILNILNFEENYKDAKIIKLEENYRSTSTILEAANEVIKNNTSKKDKKLWTQNGKGEAIEVLECDTARDEVSKVIDIIREKYQNGVSYKDMTILYRTNFQSRVFEEGLLRYNIPYKVFGGVSFYSRAEIKDVLAYLSVLVNPKDELNLLRIINIPKRKLGERGIEKLQDYARDNGLSLFESLKFVEEITGLTTISKEKLLQLYSMINDLKEFLQTETTSYIVDTLLNKIGYYDYLEEEYDNHETRKENIEEFKNSILELEKVVDYLALNEFLENVSLVSATDNLDENSDFIKLMTIHNSKGLEFPIVFLVGFERGIFPSERSMVEPKELEEERRLCYVALTRAEKKLYLSHATTRFMYGIDKIMSPSLFLEEIPKDLLKIQEKKKNLYFSDEIEKREETHTFKKRIEIDTKNTIKLDTPAQKIISSMGIKVGDKVMHKKFGLGVVKSINDKKISVEFVDGIKEIAVIIANKFLTKV, encoded by the coding sequence ATGGATTTAAACTTGTTAAAAAAGTTAAACGATAAACAAAGAGAAGCAGCTTCACAAATAGATGGAGCAATTTTAATATTAGCTGGAGCAGGTTCTGGGAAAACAAGGACGATAACATATAGAATAGCTCATATGATAGAAAATATAGGAATAAGCCCTTATAATATTTTAGCTGTAACATTTACAAATAAAGCAGCAAAAGAAATGAGGGAAAGAGTTGTAGATTTAGTTGGAGATATTGCAAACAACTGTACAATTTCAACTTTCCACTCTTTTGGAGTTAGACTTTTAAGAATATATGCAGATAAAATAGGATATACTTCATCATTTACAATCTATGATACAGATGACCAAAAAAGAGTTCTAAAAGAAATTTTAAAAGGTTTTAAAGTTAATAGTAAAAATGGAGATAAATCAGTAGAAAGAGAAATTATAGCATGGATTTCTAAAGTAAAAGAAGAAATTAGTGATATAAGGGAAGCTACTTATATCATTAGTAATTTTGATGAAATATACGATAAGTATAATAGATATTTGTTGGCAAACAATGCAATGGATTTTTCTGATATTTTATTGAATACATATAAGCTGTTAAAAAATGAAGAAATTTTAGAAAAAATTCAAAATAAATATAAGTATATAATGATAGATGAATATCAAGATACTAATAATTTGCAATATAAATTAATAGACTTGATAGCAAGAAAATTTTCAAATCTTTGTGTAGTAGGAGATGAAAACCAAAGTATATATGGATTTAGAGGAGCAAATATTCTAAATATACTTAATTTTGAAGAAAATTATAAAGATGCAAAGATAATAAAATTAGAAGAAAATTATAGGTCAACATCTACAATACTGGAAGCAGCTAATGAAGTTATAAAAAATAATACTTCAAAAAAAGATAAGAAATTATGGACACAAAATGGAAAAGGTGAAGCAATAGAAGTATTAGAATGTGATACTGCTAGAGATGAAGTAAGTAAGGTAATAGATATAATAAGAGAAAAGTATCAGAACGGAGTTTCTTATAAAGATATGACTATATTATATAGAACTAATTTTCAATCTCGTGTATTTGAAGAAGGATTATTAAGATATAACATACCTTATAAAGTTTTTGGAGGAGTAAGTTTTTATTCAAGAGCAGAAATTAAAGATGTTTTAGCTTACTTATCTGTATTAGTAAATCCTAAAGATGAATTAAATCTTTTAAGAATAATTAATATTCCTAAAAGGAAATTAGGAGAAAGGGGTATAGAAAAACTCCAAGACTATGCAAGAGATAATGGTTTAAGTCTGTTCGAAAGTCTGAAATTTGTAGAAGAAATAACAGGTCTGACAACTATTAGTAAAGAAAAATTATTACAATTATACAGTATGATAAATGATTTAAAAGAATTTTTACAAACAGAAACAACTTCATATATTGTTGATACATTACTAAATAAGATAGGATATTATGATTATTTAGAAGAAGAGTACGACAACCATGAAACAAGAAAGGAAAATATTGAAGAATTTAAAAACTCCATTCTTGAACTAGAAAAAGTAGTAGATTATCTAGCTTTAAATGAATTTTTAGAAAATGTATCATTAGTTAGTGCAACAGATAATTTAGATGAAAATAGTGATTTTATAAAACTGATGACTATCCATAACTCAAAAGGATTGGAATTTCCTATAGTCTTTTTAGTAGGTTTTGAAAGAGGTATATTTCCAAGTGAAAGGTCTATGGTAGAGCCGAAAGAACTTGAAGAAGAAAGAAGACTTTGTTATGTTGCATTGACAAGAGCAGAAAAAAAATTATATTTATCTCATGCAACAACTAGGTTTATGTATGGAATAGATAAAATAATGAGTCCTTCTCTATTTTTAGAAGAAATTCCAAAAGATTTATTAAAAATTCAAGAGAAAAAGAAGAATTTATATTTTTCAGATGAAATAGAAAAAAGGGAGGAAACTCATACTTTTAAAAAGAGAATAGAAATTGATACTAAAAATACAATAAAATTGGATACACCAGCTCAAAAAATAATTTCTTCAATGGGTATAAAAGTTGGAGATAAAGTAATGCATAAAAAATTTGGCTTGGGCGTAGTGAAATCAATTAATGATAAAAAGATTTCAGTTGAATTTGTTGATGGTATAAAAGAAATTGCTGTAATTATAGCTAATAAATTTTTAACTAAAGTATAA
- the lpxB gene encoding lipid-A-disaccharide synthase, with amino-acid sequence MKFFVSTGEASGDLHLSYLVKSIKTRYENIEFVGVAGEKSKKEGVEILQNIDELAIMGFVEALKKYKFLKEKAKKYLDYIKENNIKNVILVDYGGFNLKFLELLKKEIKDIKVFYYIPPKVWIWGEKRVEKLRLADYIMVIFPWEVDFYKKHSIDAIYFGNPFTDFYKKVERKGDNILLLPGSRKQELKSILPIFEKIIKIKQEEKFILKLNSTNDLIYTNDLEKYSNLEIVVDKKLKEVVKKSKISIATSGTVTLELALLGLPTIVVYKTTAINYFIAKYILKVGYISLPNLTMNMEVFPELVQADCEDTKIIENLEKILSRKEEVENKIENMRKKLEGEAVVDSYANFLIKEGL; translated from the coding sequence ATGAAATTTTTTGTTTCAACAGGAGAAGCTTCTGGAGATTTACATTTATCTTATTTGGTAAAGAGCATAAAAACAAGATATGAAAATATTGAGTTTGTTGGAGTAGCTGGAGAGAAATCGAAAAAAGAAGGAGTAGAAATACTACAAAATATAGATGAACTAGCTATAATGGGTTTTGTAGAAGCTTTAAAAAAATATAAATTTCTAAAAGAAAAAGCAAAAAAATATTTAGATTATATAAAAGAAAACAATATAAAAAATGTTATTTTAGTAGACTATGGAGGTTTTAATCTTAAATTTTTAGAACTTTTGAAAAAAGAAATAAAAGATATAAAAGTATTTTATTATATTCCACCAAAAGTTTGGATTTGGGGGGAAAAAAGAGTAGAAAAATTGAGATTAGCAGACTACATTATGGTAATTTTTCCTTGGGAAGTTGATTTTTATAAAAAACATAGTATAGATGCTATTTATTTTGGAAACCCTTTTACAGATTTCTATAAAAAAGTAGAAAGAAAAGGGGACAATATCCTTTTATTACCAGGAAGTAGAAAACAAGAATTAAAGTCTATATTACCTATTTTTGAAAAAATAATTAAAATAAAACAAGAAGAAAAATTTATTTTAAAATTAAATTCTACAAATGATTTAATTTATACTAATGATTTAGAAAAGTATAGTAATCTAGAAATAGTTGTTGATAAAAAATTAAAAGAGGTAGTTAAAAAATCTAAAATATCTATTGCCACATCAGGAACTGTAACACTTGAACTTGCCTTATTAGGTTTACCAACTATAGTAGTTTATAAAACGACTGCTATAAATTATTTTATAGCTAAGTATATTTTAAAAGTTGGCTATATTTCTTTACCTAATTTAACTATGAATATGGAAGTGTTTCCAGAATTAGTCCAAGCTGATTGTGAAGATACTAAAATAATTGAGAATTTAGAAAAGATACTTTCTAGAAAAGAAGAAGTTGAAAATAAAATAGAAAATATGAGAAAAAAGTTAGAAGGCGAAGCTGTTGTTGATAGCTATGCTAATTTTCTTATAAAGGAAGGCTTATGA
- the lpxC gene encoding UDP-3-O-acyl-N-acetylglucosamine deacetylase encodes MNRKTLKNTIEYNGIGLHKGEIIKMKLIPSESGKIVFKMLNMPEGKNEIELDYQNTFDLTRGTNLKNEHGAMVFTIEHFLSALYVAGITDLTIELTGNELPICDGSAIKFLDLFNEAGIVDLNEEVNEIVVKEPVYLSKGDKHLIALPYNGYKLTYAIRFEHTFLKSQLAEFEITEENYRKEIAPARTFGFDYEVEYLKQNNLALGGSLDNAIVIKKDGVLNPDGLRFEDEFVRHKMLDIIGDLKILNRPIRAHIIAIKAGHLIDVEFARILDKI; translated from the coding sequence ATGAATAGAAAAACTTTAAAGAATACAATAGAATATAATGGAATAGGCTTACATAAAGGTGAGATAATAAAAATGAAACTAATTCCATCAGAAAGTGGAAAAATAGTTTTTAAAATGTTAAATATGCCTGAAGGAAAAAATGAAATTGAATTAGATTATCAAAATACTTTTGATTTAACAAGAGGGACTAATCTAAAGAATGAACATGGTGCTATGGTATTTACAATAGAACATTTCTTATCGGCTTTATATGTTGCTGGAATCACTGATTTAACAATAGAGTTAACAGGAAATGAGTTACCTATTTGTGATGGAAGTGCTATTAAATTTTTAGATTTATTCAATGAAGCTGGTATAGTAGATTTAAATGAAGAAGTAAATGAAATAGTCGTAAAAGAACCTGTTTATTTATCAAAAGGAGATAAACATCTAATAGCTTTACCTTATAATGGGTATAAATTAACTTATGCTATAAGATTTGAACATACATTTTTAAAATCACAATTAGCTGAATTTGAAATAACTGAGGAAAATTATAGAAAAGAAATTGCACCAGCAAGGACTTTTGGATTTGATTATGAAGTTGAATATTTAAAACAAAATAATTTGGCTCTAGGAGGAAGCCTAGATAATGCCATAGTAATAAAAAAAGATGGAGTTTTAAATCCAGACGGATTAAGATTTGAAGATGAATTTGTAAGACATAAAATGCTAGATATTATAGGTGATTTAAAGATATTAAATAGACCTATAAGAGCTCATATAATTGCAATAAAAGCAGGACATTTAATAGATGTTGAATTTGCAAGAATTTTAGATAAAATTTAA